From one Pedobacter faecalis genomic stretch:
- a CDS encoding DMP19 family protein: MKYKDAINSCYTEAVQGLNESILGDKDAWFRHITNLPTHLQVVYTVVVFHKQVINGGLHQFFFNSNGQFAYITVNHLKLIGAFKSAQILEDALGLVNTGQLSTEEFREKVFYRALAGIVDFDEDLFDALEKLDDAYDELDEDLEHLLTSYLDS, from the coding sequence ATGAAATATAAAGATGCAATTAACAGCTGTTACACGGAGGCTGTGCAAGGGTTAAACGAGTCCATTCTTGGGGATAAAGACGCATGGTTCCGGCACATAACCAATTTGCCAACCCATCTTCAGGTTGTATATACCGTTGTTGTTTTTCACAAGCAGGTAATTAACGGGGGGCTTCATCAATTCTTCTTCAACTCTAATGGTCAGTTTGCTTACATAACTGTAAATCACTTAAAACTGATCGGAGCTTTTAAATCAGCGCAAATTTTAGAGGACGCATTAGGATTAGTAAATACTGGTCAGCTCAGTACAGAGGAATTTAGAGAAAAGGTATTTTATAGAGCACTCGCGGGAATAGTTGACTTTGATGAGGATTTGTTCGACGCATTAGAAAAATTAGACGATGCATACGACGAATTAGATGAAGATCTAGAACATCTTCTGACCAGCTATTTAGATAGTTGA